The following proteins are co-located in the Dromiciops gliroides isolate mDroGli1 chromosome 2, mDroGli1.pri, whole genome shotgun sequence genome:
- the IL1B gene encoding interleukin-1 beta, producing the protein MAMVPEITCDMEYIYRDDDDSQFYEADGPNPKKGHLQYPDLCSGASLLEEDDIQLKFTSQPHRFHQTVVVVVAIEKMKHLNGSCAQLFRDNDLMNIFTSIFQEEPITFESCNIYESDSVFQFSSSQDCTIQDINQKCLTLSNASELKALHLNGYNINQKVIFSMNYFIGDIGSQKIHVVLCIKKNNLYLSCVMHNGKPTLQLEQIAHFPRRNVERRFIFNKTEINHKTEFESAEYPNWYISTSQLDEQPVFLGNIRGGQDITNFILDDLS; encoded by the exons ATGGCCATGGTACCTGAAATCACTTGTGACATGGAGTATATTTACCG AGACGATGATGACAGCCAATTTTATGAGGCTGATGGTCCCAACCCAAAGAAG GGTCACCTCCAGTATCCTGATCTTTGCTCTGGGGCAAGTCTTCTGGAGGAGGATGACATCCAGCTGAAATTTACTTCTCAACCCCATCGATTCCATCAAACTGTGGTGGTAGTTGTTGCCATTGAGAAAATGAAGCATCTGAACGGATCCTGTGCCCAGCTATTCCGGGATAATGACCTGATGAATATTTTCACAAGTATCTTTCAAGAAG AACCCATCACCTTCGAGAGCTGTAACATTTATGAGTCTGACTCCGTCTTTCAGTTTTCATCCTCCCAAGACTGCACCATTCAGGACATAAATCAAAAATGCCTGACCTTGTCCAATGCCAGCGAACTGAAAGCTCTCCATCTCAATGGATACAACATAAACCAAAAAG taatTTTCAGCATGAACTACTTCATTGGTGACATAGGCTCACAGAAAATACATGTTGTCCTGTGTATCAAGAAAAATAATCTCTATCTGTCTTGTGTGATGCATAATGGGAAGCCCACCCTGCAGCTAGAG CAAATCGCTCATTTCCCCAGAAGGAACGTGGAAAGGAGATTCATCTTCAACAAGACAGAAATAAATCATAAGACTGAATTTGAGTCAGCAGAATACCCCAACTGGTATATCAGCACTTCCCAACTGGATGAGCAGCCTGTCTTCCTGGGGAACATAAGAGGGGGCCAAGACATAACTAACTTCATTTTGGATGATCTCTCTTAA